The genomic region TTACAAAATGCTTGATAAAAGGGATTAGAAATGCACCACATGAACATTAAAAAGGCATGTGAGAGGGGTTTGCAAACCCCTACTAGGAAGGAATCATTTATAAAACTCTTTTACACGCCTTTGTAATGCTCATGTGTGCCATTCTAATCCCTCTTATTACCTAATAATTTGTAATCCGTCCCTTACTAACTTGGCATCAATCCCTTAGGACTTGAAaatccctcatccaaacatagcctaaagAAATTAACCACAAACTTGTTTACCGTGTCTCGTTACTGTGACTGCAAAGTGGGGCCCAACATACAAGGTTTCAGAGTTAGTATCCACAGTTCATACTGGGTATCCGCAGCCTGGTTACTAAATCACAGGTCCAACTCATGTGCATCATCAGGCAGCAGGGAAACACCAGTTCAATTTCTACCATCACAGCAACTACAAACCCATTCAGGTTCATAAGGAACAACATGTCCGTCCAAATCACATGCAGCATCAGCTACAGGTACAGACCCAGTTACGACCGCCACAGCAGCTAAAACCCCTTTAACCGACTATTAGGTCAAACATAGAAATCCTAATTACATAACACTTCAGAAACAAATAGCCAAGCCATATTCTTACCAACATATATCACGTATGGAGAAAATCAGCTTAAGCTACTGGCCCTGCAACCAGCTCACTGCGAAAAACAATCATACTTCTAAGACCACCATCACAACCACGACCATCCATCTACAAACTAGAAACAGCATCAACGGCTGCGAATCAACATCCTCTTATCTTGGCCTCAATCACTCTTTTCACGAACAGAACTATAAAATCCAAGAAATAGTTCATGATGAATCAGTCTTCCTATAAACAGAACTAGACAACTTAAGACCACAGACCATAGTTCacaccaaaacaaaaatgaaagaaaatacaaTACGAAAATTACAACAGAATATCCTCTGTAAATTAAATATTACCAATCTACAAACTATAATGTCCACAAGTTGCCAGATGATCCCAGCTAAATAAAGAAATGCACAAGGTGCAGCATTTATATATTAGAGTACTAAAGAAAACCTGTCCTACCAGAACTAGCACGTAAAAGATCCAAAAGAAACAAGCATAATGATCAAGGATCCCCGATATCAGCAGAGCTGCAAAAAGTACACAACTTAGGGTACTTCCATGATAGTTTCCATACAACAATATCAATCCTGTAAAATACAGTCAAAAGTTACCAAACCAATACTCTTCTGCCCATGCAAGAGAAAGTAATCGTTCCAGAAGCAATCAAAACTGTAGACATCAACTCACATCAAAATCTAAATTTCGAGGGGATGGGCTTCGAGAATCAGCAGGACGATGGCGTGGTGAAACACTTCGAGAGGTTGGGGATTGTCCATCAAGACTACGTCTATCAGAGCTGGCACTGCGGCTCCTGCTTAGTGGGGAAGGGCTCTTACGAGGACTAGGGCTACGCCGAGCAGGGGAGGCACTGCAGTGCAGATTAGTATATGTTAAAGATAACCAAAAGGAGGAACTAGCATACAActataaacataacaaaaaagGATAATTAGCTTGAATTAAAACCTATCAATAGTCCGATATGGACTCCGAGTACGACTCCGACTCCGACTCCTATATCGAGTCAGACTCCGCCTTTCATCATAGCACCCCCTTCCCCTGATCCTGTAGTAATCAGGACTGGCACTACGGCTCCTGCTTCGTCGACGGTAGTCTCTGTCCCTCCCATGGTATCTGTCACGGTCATACCTATCCCAACTCCTACTGCGACTTCTCCTCCTGTAATCACGGTCTCTGTAGTCATCTCGGTACCTGGGAGATTTTAAGTAGTAAGTATCAGGCATTCACTTGAATACTATCAAAAGCTTAAGAAAGAAACTGGAGTATCTGTCAAAATCTAGGCACAATCTAGCAAATTGAGATCAGGATTCTTGAAATCATATGACAGAAAAATATCCATCAAAAAGAAAGACCAAAAGGAGTGCTAACCTTCTCCGAGGACTGCGACTTCTTGACCTGTACCTTGATTTTGGTAGAGCTTCAGAAATCCTTCCTTTATGACTGAAATAAAGGTGAAAGCAAAAAGAAAGTAAATGGAAGCCgcacaacaaacaaaaattagatTTTCAATGTTCAATTTCATTATCAATGCAGCTAAAATAACAAGTGTTATTAATAACACACTAAGAAAATTTGCAGACCAGAACCCTTAAGTTTTGGCTCAAAGGAATTTGAGGCGTAAAACCAAAGCCATATTTGCGGGATCCTTGCATTATTCCACAACAGAAACCCTTTGAGCCTAACAAACAAGATTTGGTTCAACAACCAGAACCCCTTCTAACCAAAACAAGGGTTTTCAGTTTAGTCTGCATTGTTGCACAATAAAAAGAGATCGATCCAGTGCATATATAATTTATAACATAAACAAGAGTATAGGATTGAAAACAGATACTGCAATCTATGTGACAAGTATTGGTACCAAAGAAAACAATAGGGTAGCATTAGTAACAATACATTACGAATACGCCAATTTAACAAAACAGTCGATGAATAAACCTGAATAAGGATTTACTGCAATTTAAGAGCCACATATGCAGtagttaagaattttttttaagagataGTATTACAAGCATATGGGAAGACCTACTACAAGTTCATAATTCCCTCGAGGAACAAAAAGTACCAAAAATAAACTTCAGCCTAAAGAATTCACTATAAGAAacattaaaaactgaaaaacttaCATCCTCTCTGCATTTGGCCCATACTTAGCAAACTGAACAGTTATCTCCCGGCCATCAACAACTCTCCCTGCATAAGTATTTAGAATTGTCAAGACACTTAACAAGCAGTGACAATTAAAAAAAGGTAGCAGAAACACAATTATTAACAGTAATAGTAATtataaaatcagaaaatttaAATACCATCAAGCCTTTCAACTGCTTTCTGAGCCTCATCTGCGTATTTGTATCGAACAAAAGCAAACCCCCTTGACTCCCCAGTCCTAAACCAGAGGAGGGAAATAAACGTCCAAAATTCAGTCAtcgaaaacaaaacaatatttgtTAACcataaacaaccaaaaaaaaaaaaaaacaattaaggaGGGAAGGACATAAATTCAAATGTGCAGTTCCTACAGTTAACTAGTACTCCACTTCAAGAGAATCTATTGCTCCCCCAAACACCGTAAACAGGTGATCATAAGCGTCGAATTCCCATATCTTCTCAGCattcataaaaataagaaaaataatgattAAATAAGAGATTGCACAAATAACAATAATTTGAATGTTTAGGTACAACcacaaacaaaacattcataacttgTCGTAATACCGATTTTCTCACATGATTTTTCTAAGTACATAGACATTGTTTTCAAACAAATCAAAGATATTCAATTTCTCAGGAACGAAACAGACCAATAAGcattaaaaaagataaaaaaaagagCATCTTTATCGAGACAAACCTCCGGTCTCTGGGGATGAAGATGTCAACAACCTTGCCATACTTATCGAAAAGCGGAAACAGATCATCAGCGCTCGTACCTGTTCATAACAATTGCAATCAATCTACAAACTACCACCTTCAAACCagccaaaaacaaattaaaaacagagagagagagagcgcttaCGGAAGGTGATGTTGAGGACGAGGAGAGAGTAGGTGTCGGTGATGTCCGGAGGGCCAGACCTACCGAAGTGAGACATGGTTCTTGCACTgttagtgagagagagattgggaaattggaaattagaaatttggaattagggttagggtttgtggTTGGTATAATTTGGAGGGTACCAAGATCGAACCTTAGTGAAGTGTCCTTCCGAATCTGCACAAGAGTGCACAGATATCTGGAGGTTTCTGGAGGCTGGACTCTGTTTTCGGGGGACGTTGGCGATTGGATGATCGAATTTGGGTATCTGGCCCTCTGGAAAGAGTACTCTGGGAAATTTCAAATATTGCCCCCTTTTAAAGGGATCATTTTGCCCCTAAGTTAGTAAGTTGGGTATATTACATTTAACTCTCATGTTTGGagtcaatttcaatttcttacaacatctttaaaacatttcaattttataaatttactttcattttatttcaatttcatacatccgttagaaaatTTGTTAAGTAACCCGTTAAGTGATGGCATGGCAAATAGGGGATCCACATTTGTGCGGACGAGGTTGGAGTCGAAGTGGTAGAGCTAGGTGGAAGGTGAGTTAAGGGAAGGTGGAGGTGATGACATGGTGGAGGTTGGAGGAACTGCGATTGCGGTGGGAGcttggattctttatttggaCTTCAAAACAGGTAACAACTTTATTTGAGCTAAAAAACAAGCCACTAAACTtctctccaactaggattcttctttcttgtgtaattttttgccttccaagcctcaactttaatttctctagATTTTAGCTCATGTTTAACacctttaaaacaccaaaaacatCTAGCTcatatgctatccacacatgctatccaatccaagtccaaaactgctccaaattactccatttgactatttattgtcatttttaccaattggacctacaataatactaaaataacttaaattactataataaatggaaattaactaagtaaatgcaaagaaataagataacaaagtcgcataaatatgctcctatcaactatTAGTCCATTACGACTCTGACTCAATGCTGATAGTTAACCAAGTCAAGGGAGACTATGCAGCTCATCATCAGATGGTGGGACGCTACCTATCTAAGGCTAAGGCACTCCTTGAATGATTTGACAAGTAAAAGATCCATCAAATCCCTAGGAATAAGAACAGTCACGTTAACACAGTAGCAAACATTTCATCTACAGTCGACTATATGCTTCAACGAACAATCTTGTTCGAGTACCTCGTTGCCCCAAACATTCACGAACTCGAACCAGACATAGTCGCCACAAACAACACAAGGGAAAAACTGGATGAACGGCTTCATCGACTACATCTAAGACAGAAAGCTGCTCGAAGACCGTCATTTGCCGATTATCGGCTCGTAAAACTTTCAATTCTTCTTTGTGTGCATTGGATATGGTGGTGGCTGAATCATGGCAGTCCACACTATTTCAACAATCTCCATGACCTTATTCTCGGTGTTGGCGGCTTGAGATGTAGGTGGAGTTAGTGTTGTGAGTTGGGTTTGGAGGTGATAGCTTGAttagggtggtggtggtgaccaTTAGTTGGTGAAAGCCATGCTTCCATGACCTTTTAACTAACAGGAATTTAATTTGAGCTTAACGGatatgacattttcaataggttaggcacttgttttaaatgtttaaaatGTTTGAGACCAATTTGAGACGACATAAAAAAGTTGGGAGATTTTAACTTTAATATATCAAGAATCATTAGTTAAATAGAACAAAATATGCGCGACCAATTGTGAATGGTTGATTAGTAAGGTTCGCACCAGTCAATAAGTTTTTTTGTGCTCATGCTCATCTCTTTTTTAACTAAACACTTCCATTCAAAATATTCATTACTAATGAGATAAATTAAGAATTCtcgaataaaaaaattaatatgtcaATTCACAACATGATTGAATATTCAACAAAATCAGATAAACAAATAAACGATAAACTAATATCATCCACGTGAACATAAATCTATTTAATTTAAGGTGGTGAGGAAAAATGctttctatttcaatttcaagTTGGAAACTTGTAGaaaccaaatccaaaaaccGAAGACCAAAGGGGCAAATACAccaaacaaacataaacatgttgtgaactttcctagtttaagtgtgattgtgtaaattctagattagattttattctagttattctttcctatgtggacttgtattccttggggatgaaggatttattctctcattttactactataaataaaggcactacatTGGGGGGATAACACATCCTCAATACACAATTGCCCTAtgattctacaaacacatctctcctctctctctctctctctctctctctctctacccttgCCATCGGCCCTCTCttccttgtcagataaaataggctacaacactTTATCAACACGCTCCTACCGTtgcgcttaggaatctgacaTTGAAgatttttctgcatcaaaccggttcatccatatcatcacataattaggttctttcaaaacaacggtttttatcttgatatttttgcagccctgatagcatgaacattcaccataatgcatgactcaactttacgtttttcgaattttagattctacaaacaattgtttatgcattatattcataattgttgaattatgtgaattatgtgaatttgatattttcatgaattgcatcaaatatatgtacatatattaaaaactattgaattgaatatgctttgaattgaattgtatatgaattgaattgaaaaaaaaaaataacaaatcgCTGCGGCTAAGGTTCTTCGGAACCCTAACCTTGCCCAGGCATGCAACCTGCGGGCTGAGTCGCGTCGAGCCGCAGCCAAAGCCATTAGCTCCTGGCCTGACCCTAAGCCGTTGGGCTTGACCCACTGACGGTACTCTGCTCTAGCCCATTGGGATTTAGAGCTCCCTCGGCCCAATTGTTTCCTCTGGcctgcaaacaaagaaaaaaaaagaagaaaaagatttttttttttttttgggctcgCCTAAAGCGGcccatttgaaaataaaaaaaattaggctcGCCTGCTACGACCCATTTTGTTCCCCTCTCCCCGTGAGCCTACAGCCCACTCGAGACACCTTAGCCCAATTTTTGGGCTTGGACCACACGGACCAAAATTACTCAGCCCACCTGCGGGCTTTAGTCCAAGTTTTTGGACCCGAGTTTAATTGCCTAATTATTTTTAGGACCAatgagttttatattttttcacccacactttaaatttggctcgaagtccaaataattaattcaattataattgtagacatgaagttctatttgcatattttcttacatatttctatgtatatatttacgtttgtctgcaggaacatatgaacttgaagttcataattattttgaaacctgaagtttctataAACATGCCTTTGTTGAAAACCTAAAGTTTTCATTAAATACATCACCAAAGAAAACCCAAAGTTTTTTCATGAGAATattaaccaatacatgtctattagaacctgaatgttctactcctatgtgaatggattgattatTTTTCTCCATTGCACTAATCACATCTTGTCCTTTATTTTGcgataggaacatgtcgaatttgtacaaacttgacttcaccactttggaggtctctggaaggaactacctcaagtgggtccaagatgtgaagcttcacctcactgcaaagaatttgcgtcctgccattgaagatgagatggaCAACCTTGTTAGcaaagctgagaaagccactgctatgatcttcatccgaagacatatcCACGACGCCTTGCAAACTGAATATCTTGCTGAGGATGATCGACGAGCACCATAGGTTGTTTTGGCTGATCGTTTTGATCATTAAAATgacatcttcttgcctgaagcaagacataaCTGGCAGcatttacgcttccaagactttaagtttgtgaatgaatataattctaaaGTTTGTCGAAttcgatcacttctcaagttttgtaatgaGACTTTGACCGAATAAGATCTCCTAGAGAAGACCTATTCAACCTTCTCTGTTACTAATATTatcctgcaacaacaatatagagctcagaagttcactaagtccttgaatttgatctctgttttacttctcgctgaaaagcagaaccagctgttaatgaaaaattatcaaGCTCGACTTACTAGGGCGACTGTTATACTTGAAACACACTATAGCATAAACCAAcgcccaaaacaccaaaagaggTGTCGTAGGGGCAGCCAGAAGCCATCCcaccaaggtcaacagagtcaAAGCCCATCCAAGGGAAGAAACAAAGCCCAGAAACACACTAACTTCACtcccaaggccccaaactttaagaataagggcaaagcacctaAAATTATGGATACAAATATGTGTTATCGCTAtggttcaaaggaccattggtcatgtgtttgccgagctccccagaaggttgtagctgaatatcattgtcgtcataagaagtttgaatcaaactttgtgcaaaTGAACGATTTGGAGAGTACAAAGATGGAGAtttctgactttcaagaggCTATCACACTTATGGAAGaatagaatcttagacatagacttattttttagttgaaataagaccatggggccgaattccacaatagtggccgaacccccttgttttttggttaaattttgaacaattttcctttatgtttggattatttgttggtgatttgttttttggatattaagtttttaattaatttccgtccttgaatacttaaaattattttgaatggatatttgtttttagaacttttatgcttgtgaccgattcaaattaattttttattttaggtatgactagtggggaagttagttgtttggCAGATAGTATAACCACACACACTGTTTTGCTTGAACgtatctatttcactaacttcgtacctaagaatgcacatttgacaaccctctcaggtcCATCTAACCTGATCGAAGGATACGGTAAGACACGTATAatattgtccaatggtacaatcttgaccattgatgaggctcTTTGTTCTCCACGTTCCTGGAGAACGTTGTTGAGCtttaaggacattagagataacaattaccacaCTGAAACCcatgtagaaaatggagttgaatttatgtgcataacttcctatgaatatggccagaagcgtattctagagaagatgaagcgtatcccgagtggtctgtatactacgaccatacgCCCATAGAATGCCACTATGTGGTCAGCCCTACCTCTGGGATTGCgcatgaaattacactttggcatgatcgtttggaaCATCCTGGATGAATAACGATGCGCTGTATCCTCAACTCATCACACGAgcatccactaacccgaagtttaggttcgattcaaggaatcgcatgtcaaacatGTTATTCTGGAAAGCTTATTACTAAGcattcttatgacaagattcgtttGAATCCTCTCATTTTTCTACAATGGATTCGatgggacatttgtggactaaTTCACCTTCCATGagaaccatttagatattttatggttttggtttacgcttccacacgttggtcacatgTGTGCTTGTTGTACACAAGTAACACTGCATTTTCTAAACTGTTGGCTCATATTATCAAGCTCAGAgctcaccaccctaattatctgatcaaatctattcgattggataatgctggagaattcacatctaaaacttttgatgactattacatgtcggttggggttaaagttgaacatctagtaccccatgttcacacctagAAGGCCtggcagaggcattcattaagtgcttacaaatgattgctcgatcgttggtcatactTACTAAGCTCCTTATCgttgcttggggccatgcaatattacaCACAGCTATGCTGGTCTACCTGAGGCCAGTTGCGACTCAACCATATAACGCCATTCAATTGGTTACCGGATACGAACATGACATATCGCATTTGCACGTTTTTGTTGTGTGGTCTATGTGTCGATTTCGCCGCCCTTACATACAAAAATGGGGCTTCAGCTAAGGATGGGAATCTATATCGAATGTGATTCTCCTTtgattattcgttacttagaacctttgatagACGATCTGTTTATCGCTCATTTGCGAATTGTCTCTTCTATAAGATAGTCTTCccatcgttagggggagataagaacatcaACATCCCTgaagaacaacaaaaattatCGTGGACGACTCTCACTTTGACTCATTTATATCCCCGCACTGATCAGTCTGAAATTGAAATGCAACACATATTAGATCTTTATAGCATAgctcaaagcatgccagatgctttcaccgACTTAGCGCgcgtgacaagatcacatat from Pyrus communis chromosome 9, drPyrComm1.1, whole genome shotgun sequence harbors:
- the LOC137745633 gene encoding serine/arginine-rich splicing factor SC35-like yields the protein MSHFGRSGPPDITDTYSLLVLNITFRTSADDLFPLFDKYGKVVDIFIPRDRRTGESRGFAFVRYKYADEAQKAVERLDGRVVDGREITVQFAKYGPNAERIHKGRISEALPKSRYRSRSRSPRRRYRDDYRDRDYRRRSRSRSWDRYDRDRYHGRDRDYRRRSRSRSASPDYYRIRGRGCYDERRSLTRYRSRSRSRTRSPYRTIDSASPARRSPSPRKSPSPLSRSRSASSDRRSLDGQSPTSRSVSPRHRPADSRSPSPRNLDFDD